Proteins from a genomic interval of Arachis hypogaea cultivar Tifrunner chromosome 10, arahy.Tifrunner.gnm2.J5K5, whole genome shotgun sequence:
- the LOC112715592 gene encoding probable carboxylesterase 7 has protein sequence MMIRSSIIAVHTLNKYLQIPTKSNSNTQSLLSLPIPRNLPSFSSLNLASSKFLRCSSSSSSSSTMDSSSTSTSIDTNEELAYDLPPIMKVYKNGRVERLAGEDVVPPSLDPVTNVESKDVVISQEEGISARLFLPKSITENQTTKNKLPLFVYFHGGAFCIETPFSANYHNFLNSVVSKAGAVGVSVHYRRAPEHPVPAAHQDSWLALKWIASHADGNGPDEWLNRDADFGKVFFAGDSAGANIAHYLGVWVGSERLPGLKIEGIVLVHPYFWGSERIGSEAYHAEAAEKVDGLWRFSCPTTSGSDDPIINPDKDPNVGKLACERVLVLVAEKDLLRDRGFFYKEVLEKNGWGGVAQVVEAKDEGHVFHMFKPTCDNAMLLLNQVVSFINQD, from the coding sequence atgATGATAAGGTCAAGCATCATCGCTGTACACACACTAAACAAATATCTTCAAATCCCAACAAAATCAAACTCCAATACCCAATCATTATTATCTCTACCCATCCCAAGAAACCTTCCTTCTTTTTCCTCATTGAATCTCGCATCTTCAAAGTTTCTACggtgctcttcttcttcttcatcgtcATCCACCATGGATTCATCATCAACTTCGACCAGCATTGACACCAATGAGGAACTAGCCTACGACCTCCCACCGATCATGAAAGTCTACAAAAACGGCCGCGTGGAGAGGCTTGCCGGCGAAGACGTTGTTCCTCCGTCGCTGGACCCCGTAACAAACGTTGAATCCAAAGATGTAGTGATCTCACAAGAAGAAGGAATCTCCGCACGCCTTTTCCTTCCGAAATCAATAACCGAAAACCAGACAACAAAGAACAAGCTTCCTCTCTTTGTTTACTTTCACGGAGGAGCGTTCTGCATCGAAACGCCTTTCTCAGCCAACTACCATAACTTCCTAAACTCCGTTGTTTCCAAGGCTGGCGCCGTTGGCGTCTCCGTTCACTATAGAAGAGCACCGGAACACCCCGTCCCCGCTGCACACCAAGATTCATGGCTTGCGCTGAAATGGATTGCTTCGCATGCCGACGGAAATGGCCCTGACGAGTGGCTGAACCGCGACGCGGACTTTGGGAAAGTTTTCTTCGCCGGCGACAGTGCGGGTGCGAATATTGCTCATTATTTGGGAGTTTGGGTCGGGTCGGAAAGGTTACCGGGTTTGAAAATTGAAGGGATTGTGTTGGTGCATCCTTATTTTTGGGGATCGGAGAGGATCGGATCGGAGGCGTACCATGCGGAAGCAGCGGAGAAGGTGGATGGTTTGTGGCGGTTTTCGTGCCCGACGACGAGTGGATCCGACGACCCGATTATAAACCCGGATAAGGATCCGAATGTTGGGAAGTTGGCGTGTGAGAGGGTTCTTGTTTTGGTTGCTGAGAAAGATTTGTTGAGGGATAGGGGTTTTTTCTACAAGGAGGTTCTTGAGAAGAATGGTTGGGGTGGAGTTGCACAAGTTGTTGAAGCCAAAGA